The following are encoded in a window of Lacinutrix sp. WUR7 genomic DNA:
- a CDS encoding M48 family metallopeptidase, with the protein MKHLILIVTLLIISIVATAQTKYEQGMHKALDLWKTNPIEASQLFERIAKAEPDNWLPPYYAAETLILDGFSKMQDADALKAQLDQAQNFLNDATAISKDNPEIMVMQAILYTVYVASDGATYGMTLSGKVMALYAQAEKIAPNNPRVVLNKADWNIGGARYFGTDIKPFCQEVERALELFATFKPETEFHPNWGRERAQEIIANCK; encoded by the coding sequence ATGAAACATCTAATCCTCATCGTAACTTTATTAATCATAAGTATCGTTGCTACAGCACAAACCAAATACGAACAAGGCATGCATAAAGCATTAGACCTTTGGAAAACGAATCCTATAGAAGCTTCGCAACTTTTTGAACGCATCGCAAAAGCAGAACCAGATAATTGGTTGCCTCCTTATTATGCAGCGGAAACTTTAATTTTAGATGGCTTTAGTAAAATGCAAGATGCAGATGCTTTAAAAGCACAACTGGACCAAGCGCAAAATTTTTTAAATGATGCCACAGCAATCTCTAAAGACAATCCAGAAATTATGGTAATGCAAGCCATATTGTACACGGTTTATGTAGCAAGTGATGGCGCAACTTATGGTATGACACTTTCGGGTAAAGTAATGGCGCTATATGCACAAGCAGAAAAAATAGCACCAAATAACCCAAGAGTCGTTTTAAACAAAGCAGATTGGAACATTGGCGGAGCACGTTATTTTGGTACCGACATCAAACCATTTTGTCAAGAAGTAGAAAGAGCTTTAGAACTTTTTGCTACCTTTAAACCAGAAACAGAATTTCATCCAAATTGGGGAAGAGAACGCGCCCAAGAAATTATAGCAAACTGTAAATAA
- a CDS encoding Insecticidal toxin complex protein → MKQFLFLFICSISISAFSKEWKSLQQYKEETKQNILSEKDWLHSDRKQNSLIWQQVNSYNLQNNFPEEYQTIKQRRDFYLWYYTEIGQKGHEVVWPKMAHFISNKLRLVTVFPYTLFITKNVKKYSYQGSETVFNNAFLDMKALYLSEEILKGNKAVEWDEAILHKEQYDWIEGIYKNMDAKSLKTIERMAKGKGFYSIKLAKEIRLQGDISKANERYDYAVHALRAYCKKGYE, encoded by the coding sequence ATGAAGCAATTTCTTTTTCTTTTTATATGTAGTATCTCTATTTCCGCTTTTTCCAAAGAATGGAAAAGTCTTCAGCAATATAAAGAAGAAACCAAGCAAAATATTTTATCTGAAAAAGATTGGTTGCATTCCGATAGAAAACAAAACAGCCTAATTTGGCAACAAGTCAATAGCTATAATCTTCAAAATAACTTTCCGGAAGAATACCAAACCATCAAACAACGTCGTGATTTTTATCTATGGTATTATACCGAAATAGGCCAAAAAGGACACGAAGTAGTTTGGCCAAAAATGGCACATTTTATTTCTAATAAATTAAGGTTAGTTACCGTGTTTCCGTATACTTTATTTATTACAAAAAATGTAAAAAAGTATTCCTATCAAGGCAGTGAAACGGTTTTTAATAATGCTTTTTTAGATATGAAAGCATTATATCTTTCCGAAGAAATTCTAAAAGGAAATAAAGCTGTAGAATGGGACGAAGCTATTTTGCATAAAGAACAATACGATTGGATTGAAGGCATTTATAAAAATATGGATGCAAAAAGTTTGAAAACCATAGAACGAATGGCAAAAGGGAAAGGTTTTTATAGTATTAAGCTCGCTAAAGAGATTCGTTTACAAGGAGATATTTCTAAAGCAAACGAACGTTATGATTATGCAGTACATGCTTTAAGAGCGTATTGTAAAAAAGGTTATGAATAA
- a CDS encoding 2TM domain-containing protein: MNAYIKNILITFAIGCLVFVIGNAFYNGFAFKSTNALLINFSFYQLYTFVLGYSNMHYFNYLEKKTWETKNGVSIKRVIIGIVGSIIITIIGLFILRALTAVIYEGTTFETFIAKESWRNYSFGIWITLSIVITFHAFYFFAKLQQQKVKEQKVIAGTASAKFDALKNQLDPHFLFNSLNVLTSLIEENPDNAQKFTTSLSKVYRYVLEQKNKDLVTVDEELAFAKTYMSLLKMRFEDSIVFEIPEQATNPESKVVPLSLQLLLENAVKHNIVTSSKPLHIKIYEENGNLIVENNLQIKQIVKKSSGVGLNNITQRYQLLTTKKVNINQDANRFAVAIPMLTKQITSMERINTNTKEDAYYRAKKRVEEIKGFYGNLTSYCLVIPFLIFINYSTSSNFQWFWFPMFGWGMGVVIHAFTVFGYGKTWEERKINEILEKEEQQNKWR; the protein is encoded by the coding sequence ATGAATGCATACATAAAAAATATACTAATCACCTTTGCTATTGGTTGCCTGGTATTTGTAATAGGAAATGCCTTTTATAACGGATTTGCCTTTAAAAGTACCAATGCATTATTAATCAATTTTAGCTTTTATCAGCTATATACATTTGTGTTAGGCTATTCTAATATGCATTATTTTAACTACTTAGAGAAAAAGACTTGGGAAACCAAAAATGGCGTAAGTATTAAACGCGTTATCATAGGAATTGTAGGTTCTATCATAATAACCATTATTGGTTTATTTATCCTAAGAGCACTTACCGCTGTGATTTATGAAGGGACAACTTTTGAAACCTTTATAGCTAAAGAAAGTTGGAGGAATTACTCCTTTGGTATTTGGATTACATTGTCCATTGTTATTACATTTCATGCCTTTTATTTTTTCGCCAAATTACAGCAACAAAAAGTAAAAGAACAAAAAGTAATTGCAGGAACAGCAAGTGCAAAGTTTGATGCTTTAAAAAATCAGTTAGATCCACATTTCCTATTTAATAGTTTGAATGTACTAACGAGTCTAATTGAAGAAAATCCAGACAACGCACAAAAGTTTACCACATCGCTATCTAAAGTATATCGTTATGTGTTAGAACAGAAAAATAAAGATTTAGTTACCGTTGACGAAGAATTAGCCTTTGCTAAAACCTATATGTCGCTTTTAAAAATGCGATTCGAAGATAGCATTGTTTTTGAAATCCCGGAGCAGGCTACCAACCCGGAAAGTAAAGTAGTACCATTATCCTTACAATTGTTATTAGAAAACGCAGTAAAGCATAATATAGTGACATCTAGTAAACCATTACATATAAAAATATATGAAGAAAATGGAAATCTAATCGTAGAGAATAATTTGCAAATCAAGCAAATAGTAAAAAAGAGTAGTGGAGTAGGTTTAAATAATATTACCCAACGTTACCAATTATTAACTACCAAAAAAGTAAACATCAATCAGGATGCAAACCGTTTTGCAGTTGCAATACCAATGCTGACTAAACAAATCACAAGTATGGAACGTATAAATACAAATACTAAAGAAGACGCTTATTATAGAGCAAAAAAACGCGTAGAAGAAATCAAAGGCTTTTATGGCAACTTAACATCTTATTGTCTGGTTATTCCATTTCTAATATTTATAAACTATTCTACTTCATCGAATTTTCAATGGTTTTGGTTTCCAATGTTTGGTTGGGGAATGGGTGTCGTTATTCATGCATTTACCGTATTTGGTTATGGTAAAACATGGGAAGAGCGTAAAATAAATGAGATTTTAGAAAAAGAAGAACAACAAAATAAATGGAGATAA
- a CDS encoding LytTR family DNA-binding domain-containing protein, translated as MTTIIIEDEKPSARRLQRMLDTLGVKAETMLHSVEESIAWFQNNAHPDLIFLDIQLSDGLSFEIFESIDIQSAVIFTTAYDEYALQAFKLNSIDYLLKPIDDEDLAKAVAKYKTRIPKQQKVTLDFDDIKKLLVNPIEREYKKRFSVKVGQHLKLINIEDIECFYSENKGTYLYTTEGRNYLLDTTLEQLENELEPQHFFRINRKFFVNIHAIKDMVSYTNSRLQIKLNSFNEQEVIVARERVKDFKNWLE; from the coding sequence ATGACAACCATAATTATAGAAGACGAGAAACCATCTGCAAGACGCCTACAACGTATGCTAGATACTTTAGGAGTAAAGGCAGAAACTATGTTGCATTCTGTAGAAGAATCGATTGCTTGGTTTCAAAATAATGCGCATCCAGATCTTATTTTTTTAGATATTCAGTTAAGTGACGGATTATCCTTCGAAATTTTTGAAAGCATCGATATTCAATCTGCCGTTATCTTCACTACAGCTTATGATGAATACGCTTTGCAAGCCTTCAAATTAAATAGTATCGATTATTTATTAAAACCTATTGATGATGAGGATTTAGCCAAAGCAGTTGCCAAGTACAAAACGCGAATCCCAAAACAACAAAAGGTTACTTTAGATTTTGATGATATTAAAAAATTATTAGTGAATCCGATAGAACGAGAATACAAAAAAAGATTTTCAGTAAAAGTCGGGCAGCATTTAAAACTTATTAATATTGAGGATATTGAATGTTTCTATAGTGAAAATAAAGGCACGTATTTATATACTACAGAAGGAAGAAACTATTTGCTAGACACTACCTTAGAGCAATTAGAAAACGAATTAGAACCACAGCATTTTTTCCGAATAAACAGAAAATTCTTTGTAAACATTCATGCCATAAAAGATATGGTAAGTTATACCAATTCGCGTTTACAGATCAAATTAAATTCCTTTAACGAACAAGAAGTAATTGTTGCAAGAGAGCGTGTTAAGGATTTTAAAAATTGGTTGGAGTAG
- a CDS encoding 2TM domain-containing protein produces the protein MNNNHNIESSNENAYSGQEAYDNAKKRVGQLKGFYWHLLSYIVINMVILIMISRTVDSAHFWTFNVFSTVFYWGIGIFFHFMGVFGKNVFLGKNWEDKKVQEYLEKEEKQNWE, from the coding sequence ATGAATAATAACCACAACATAGAATCTAGCAACGAAAATGCATATAGTGGGCAAGAAGCTTATGATAATGCCAAAAAGCGTGTTGGTCAATTAAAAGGTTTTTATTGGCATTTACTTTCCTATATCGTAATTAATATGGTGATTCTAATTATGATTTCCAGAACGGTAGATAGTGCCCATTTTTGGACATTTAATGTGTTTTCTACCGTATTTTATTGGGGAATTGGTATCTTTTTTCACTTTATGGGTGTTTTTGGTAAAAACGTTTTTTTAGGGAAAAACTGGGAAGACAAAAAGGTGCAAGAATATTTAGAGAAAGAAGAAAAACAAAATTGGGAATAA
- a CDS encoding NAD(P)/FAD-dependent oxidoreductase yields the protein MTNKKFDIVIVGAGISGIGMAYWLQKKCPTKKIAILEARDSIGGTWSLFQYPGVRSDSDMFTFGYKFKPWTNPQSLSSGEGILKYLKETIQENDLEKYIIYNHKMTSSNWSDQTKTWTLQVETPKGNQEIACNFLSICTGYYDYKEAYKPTFKGEEIFKGKIVQPQFWPKDLDYKEKKIVVIGSGATAVTLLPALANHGAAQVTMLQRSPTYVMNLPNYNEMFLRLQKYLPFKWAYKLTRWKNILLSMFLFGVSKLFPKWMKGKIIEGAAKQLPKGYPVEKHFNPKYNPWEQRLCVIPDGDLFKSIKAGKASVETASISHFTENGIALDSGKTLEADIIVLATGLKMQLLGGSQMSINNKPAETSQTMVYKGMLFSGIPNLIYAFGYTNNSWTLKVDLTANYLCKLINYMDRKKYDVVIAENQNSGSEEAFLNLSSGYIQRAKNILPKQGKKRPWRVYQNYVMDMLTTRFGSISDRALKYQSITEKT from the coding sequence ATGACTAATAAAAAATTCGACATTGTTATTGTTGGTGCAGGAATTTCAGGAATTGGTATGGCATATTGGTTACAGAAAAAATGTCCGACCAAAAAAATTGCTATTTTAGAAGCTCGAGATTCTATTGGTGGTACTTGGTCTTTATTTCAATATCCTGGAGTTCGTTCTGATTCTGACATGTTTACTTTTGGCTATAAATTTAAACCTTGGACCAATCCGCAATCCTTATCCAGTGGCGAAGGTATTTTAAAATATTTAAAGGAAACGATTCAGGAAAATGATTTAGAAAAATACATTATCTATAATCATAAAATGACAAGTTCCAATTGGTCTGACCAGACAAAAACGTGGACACTTCAGGTAGAAACTCCTAAAGGAAACCAAGAAATAGCATGTAATTTTTTAAGTATTTGTACAGGATATTATGATTATAAAGAAGCGTATAAACCTACTTTTAAAGGCGAAGAAATCTTTAAAGGAAAAATAGTACAACCGCAATTTTGGCCAAAAGATTTAGATTATAAAGAAAAAAAAATAGTTGTTATAGGAAGCGGAGCAACTGCCGTAACCTTATTACCAGCGTTAGCAAATCATGGAGCAGCACAAGTTACCATGCTGCAACGCTCTCCTACCTATGTCATGAATTTACCCAATTATAATGAAATGTTTCTTCGTTTACAGAAATACCTTCCTTTTAAATGGGCATACAAACTAACGAGATGGAAAAATATTCTTTTGTCTATGTTCCTTTTTGGCGTTTCCAAATTGTTTCCTAAATGGATGAAAGGAAAAATAATAGAAGGAGCAGCAAAACAACTTCCGAAAGGATATCCTGTAGAAAAACACTTTAATCCTAAATATAATCCTTGGGAACAACGCCTTTGTGTCATTCCGGATGGCGATTTATTTAAATCTATAAAAGCGGGAAAAGCATCTGTAGAAACAGCTAGCATTTCTCATTTTACAGAAAATGGTATTGCCCTAGATTCTGGTAAAACTCTAGAAGCAGATATTATTGTTCTTGCTACTGGATTAAAAATGCAATTACTTGGTGGTTCCCAAATGAGTATTAATAATAAACCTGCGGAAACGAGCCAAACCATGGTTTATAAAGGAATGCTATTTAGCGGGATACCAAATTTAATTTATGCTTTTGGTTATACCAACAACTCTTGGACGCTTAAAGTTGATTTAACCGCAAACTATTTATGTAAGCTTATTAATTATATGGATAGAAAAAAATACGATGTGGTTATAGCAGAAAATCAAAATTCTGGATCGGAAGAAGCATTTTTAAATCTAAGTTCTGGTTATATACAAAGAGCTAAAAATATACTCCCAAAACAAGGAAAGAAAAGACCTTGGCGTGTCTATCAAAATTATGTGATGGATATGCTAACTACTAGATTTGGATCTATTTCAGATAGGGCATTAAAATATCAATCTATTACAGAAAAAACATAG
- a CDS encoding 2TM domain-containing protein yields the protein MDTKPFNNERIERARKQVKRIKSFYTHLLIYVVVNLIFVFINIQNLDPGESYFQWRNFITFGTWGIVIIIHALSVFLPHFVFGSEWEERKIKKFMEKEEKHQQWD from the coding sequence ATGGATACAAAACCTTTTAATAACGAACGTATAGAACGCGCAAGAAAGCAAGTCAAAAGAATTAAAAGCTTTTATACGCACTTATTGATTTATGTTGTAGTAAATCTGATATTTGTATTTATTAATATTCAAAATTTAGATCCTGGCGAAAGTTATTTTCAATGGCGTAATTTTATAACCTTTGGTACTTGGGGAATTGTAATAATTATTCATGCGCTTTCTGTTTTTTTGCCACACTTTGTATTTGGTAGTGAATGGGAAGAACGTAAGATTAAGAAGTTTATGGAGAAGGAAGAAAAACACCAACAATGGGATTAA
- a CDS encoding TonB-dependent receptor — MKNTILIFSFLCGLSLSAQTISGIVTDAKNNPIVQANVYLEGTYDGGTTNAKGVFSFKTEETGTQNLLVSFVGFETYTMLGDVSYMKDLKIQLREDVNSLDTVVLSAGTFSAGDNSKVNALKPLDVVTTASALGDFVGALQTLPGTTTVAEDGRLFVRGGEAEETQIFIDGIKVFTPYSPTTNNTPTRGRYSPFLFDGITFSTGGYSAEYGQALSSVLLLNTTGEPDQEKTDIGIMTLGASLGNTQKWKNNSLSVNASYINLAPYNAVFKSRNDWKKPAEVASGEAVFRQKTNNGMLKLYTAFEATNFELTQEDINASEGVHFKLKNNNLYFNGSYKGMLSDSWTLETGMSYTLANDKINIDDAGIKDTENSFHGKVKLKHRFNNRFKLNFGAEYLETDFNENYQDTFTPKVAYGFNNNISAAFTEADIFFSRKLALKAGLRLEHSALFDEVTLSPRVSMAYKTSDKSQVSLAYGDFYQNPNSSILKFEHDLQAQQTSHYILNYQYNGKRQLFRAEAYYKDYTSLVKYDSDFASFDSNYNNKGYGFAKGIDLFWRDSNSIKKVDYWVSYSFLDSKRNYQNYSKSAQPNFANTHNLSVVGKYWIDKWKSQVGMSYSLASGRTYTNPNTTGFLDQKTKAYNSLSLNWAYLISPQKILYLSVNNALGFKNVNGYQFANTPDSNGNFASRSLRPATDQFFFVGFFWTISEKGTDNQLDNL, encoded by the coding sequence ATGAAAAATACAATCTTGATTTTTAGCTTTTTATGTGGTCTTTCGCTTTCTGCGCAAACCATTAGCGGAATAGTTACAGATGCTAAAAATAATCCGATAGTACAAGCCAATGTATATTTAGAAGGTACATACGACGGCGGAACAACCAATGCGAAAGGTGTATTTTCCTTTAAAACGGAAGAAACTGGAACACAAAATTTACTGGTGTCTTTTGTCGGTTTTGAAACCTACACCATGCTTGGCGATGTTTCGTATATGAAAGATTTAAAAATCCAACTTCGGGAAGATGTGAATTCTCTAGATACTGTGGTTCTTTCTGCTGGAACGTTTTCCGCAGGAGATAACTCGAAAGTAAATGCTTTAAAACCTTTAGACGTAGTAACCACAGCAAGTGCTTTGGGTGATTTTGTTGGAGCCTTGCAAACCTTACCAGGAACTACAACGGTTGCCGAAGATGGAAGACTTTTTGTTCGTGGTGGTGAAGCCGAAGAAACACAGATCTTTATTGATGGTATCAAAGTCTTTACACCGTATAGTCCAACGACCAATAATACACCAACTCGCGGACGCTATTCGCCGTTTTTGTTTGATGGTATTACTTTTTCTACTGGAGGATATTCGGCAGAATACGGCCAAGCATTATCTAGTGTTTTGCTTTTAAATACTACAGGAGAACCAGATCAAGAAAAAACAGATATCGGTATTATGACACTTGGAGCATCTCTTGGTAATACGCAAAAATGGAAAAACAATTCCTTAAGTGTAAATGCTTCCTATATTAATTTGGCGCCTTATAATGCTGTTTTTAAAAGTAGAAACGATTGGAAGAAACCTGCCGAAGTTGCTTCTGGTGAGGCTGTTTTTCGTCAGAAAACAAATAACGGTATGCTAAAATTATATACTGCTTTTGAAGCTACTAATTTTGAATTGACGCAGGAAGATATCAATGCTTCGGAAGGTGTTCATTTTAAACTAAAAAATAACAACTTGTACTTTAATGGTTCCTATAAAGGAATGTTAAGTGATTCTTGGACTTTAGAAACCGGAATGAGTTATACACTTGCCAACGACAAAATAAACATTGATGATGCCGGTATTAAAGATACCGAAAACTCTTTTCATGGTAAAGTGAAACTGAAACATAGATTTAATAATCGTTTCAAATTAAACTTTGGTGCAGAATATTTAGAAACAGATTTTAATGAAAATTATCAAGATACTTTTACGCCTAAAGTAGCTTACGGATTCAACAATAATATTAGTGCAGCATTTACAGAAGCAGATATTTTCTTTTCTAGAAAACTAGCCTTAAAAGCTGGATTGCGATTAGAACATAGCGCATTATTTGATGAAGTAACACTTTCACCAAGAGTTTCTATGGCGTATAAAACTTCCGATAAAAGTCAGGTTTCTTTGGCTTATGGCGATTTTTATCAGAACCCAAATAGTAGCATCTTAAAGTTTGAACATGATTTACAAGCACAGCAGACTTCACATTATATTTTAAACTATCAATATAATGGTAAAAGACAATTATTTCGCGCAGAAGCTTATTATAAAGATTATACGAGTTTAGTGAAATACGATAGCGATTTTGCCAGCTTTGATAGTAATTACAACAACAAAGGCTATGGTTTTGCAAAAGGAATCGATTTGTTTTGGCGCGATAGCAATAGTATTAAAAAAGTAGATTATTGGGTGAGTTATTCGTTTTTAGATAGTAAGAGAAACTATCAGAACTATTCAAAATCTGCACAGCCAAATTTTGCAAATACACATAACCTTTCCGTCGTTGGTAAATATTGGATTGACAAATGGAAAAGCCAAGTAGGAATGAGTTATTCTTTAGCTTCTGGTAGAACGTATACCAATCCGAATACAACAGGTTTTTTAGATCAGAAAACCAAAGCGTACAATAGTTTAAGTCTTAATTGGGCATATTTAATATCGCCACAAAAAATTCTATATCTATCGGTAAACAATGCACTAGGTTTTAAAAATGTAAACGGGTATCAATTTGCAAACACACCAGACAGTAATGGCAATTTTGCAAGTAGAAGTTTACGTCCTGCAACCGATCAATTCTTTTTTGTTGGATTCTTTTGGACCATCAGTGAAAAAGGAACGGATAATCAATTGGATAATTTGTAA
- a CDS encoding energy transducer TonB, translating into MKPKKNPKIDVGRNSGIYFLLGINLMLLLTWQALEQKTYDREAIKKDYVEIAQEIEEDIPITNVNTPPPPPPPVELATPEIITVVEDKIDVEETVMESSETSQEEYIEKQEIVEIEDVIAVEEVEEEIEVAFAVVENVPVFPGCTGNNTELKKCFNAKVLAHVKKTFKYPIQAQELGIQGKVYVMFIVDRSGNISNIRTRGPDKYLETEASRIIDALPKMTPGMQRNKPVNVPYSIPITFKIDE; encoded by the coding sequence ATGAAACCAAAGAAAAACCCAAAAATAGATGTCGGAAGAAATAGCGGTATTTATTTTCTTCTCGGAATTAATTTGATGCTCTTATTAACTTGGCAAGCTTTGGAGCAAAAAACCTATGATAGAGAAGCGATAAAAAAAGACTATGTAGAAATTGCTCAGGAGATAGAAGAAGATATACCTATTACCAATGTAAACACGCCACCGCCACCACCTCCTCCAGTGGAGCTTGCAACACCAGAAATAATTACGGTTGTAGAAGATAAGATTGATGTAGAAGAAACCGTTATGGAGAGTAGCGAAACAAGTCAAGAAGAGTATATTGAAAAACAGGAAATTGTGGAAATTGAAGATGTTATTGCGGTAGAAGAAGTAGAAGAAGAGATAGAGGTAGCATTTGCCGTTGTTGAAAATGTTCCTGTTTTTCCAGGTTGTACAGGAAATAATACGGAACTAAAAAAATGCTTTAATGCTAAAGTATTAGCGCATGTAAAAAAAACATTTAAATACCCAATACAAGCGCAAGAGTTAGGTATACAAGGCAAAGTATATGTGATGTTTATTGTAGATAGAAGCGGAAATATTAGTAATATTAGAACTCGAGGTCCAGATAAGTATTTAGAAACCGAGGCTAGTAGAATAATTGATGCTTTGCCAAAAATGACTCCTGGAATGCAACGGAATAAACCGGTAAATGTTCCGTATTCTATTCCTATAACTTTTAAAATAGATGAATAA
- a CDS encoding FMN-binding protein, with protein MQKKVDKEIKDTFSVETFAFNGIMISSEVVPDLPATFGSDNLFEIKKEDSLLGYAYVAKAPSKTDAFDYLVLLDPELIVLKTKVLIYREDYGGEIGSKRWLKQFIGKTQEDTLRYNDNIMAISGATISVRSMTNAMNNLLASLKILHEKNIL; from the coding sequence TTGCAAAAAAAGGTAGATAAGGAAATTAAAGATACTTTTAGTGTAGAAACTTTTGCTTTTAATGGCATTATGATTTCTTCGGAAGTAGTTCCAGATCTTCCAGCTACTTTTGGAAGTGATAATCTATTCGAAATAAAAAAAGAAGATTCCCTTTTAGGATATGCCTACGTTGCAAAAGCGCCAAGTAAAACGGATGCATTTGATTATTTGGTTTTATTAGATCCAGAACTTATTGTTTTAAAAACGAAAGTACTTATCTATAGAGAAGATTATGGCGGAGAAATTGGTAGCAAACGTTGGCTAAAACAATTTATAGGGAAAACACAGGAAGATACCTTACGTTATAATGATAATATTATGGCAATTTCTGGTGCTACTATTTCTGTGCGATCTATGACCAATGCTATGAATAACTTATTAGCATCTTTAAAAATCCTTCACGAAAAAAACATCTTGTAA
- the guaB gene encoding IMP dehydrogenase → MTAHNNKIVGEGLTYDDVLLVPAYSEILPREVNIQTKFSRNITINIPIVSAAMDTVTESAMAIAIAREGGIGVLHKNMTIAQQANEVRKVKRAESGMITDPVTLTLEAKVLDAKQNMAEHGIGGIPIIDENGTLKGIVTNRDLRFEKDNTRPIIEVMTSENLVTAPVGTSLQDAEGILNQHKIEKLLIVDENYKLAGLITFRDITKVTQKPIANKDSFGRLRVAAALGVTADAVERTEALVKCGVDAVIIDTAHGHTKGVVTVLKEVKKRFPDLDVIVGNIATGAAAKYLVEAGADAVKVGIGPGSICTTRVVAGVGFPQFSAVLEVAAAIKGSGVPVIADGGIRYTGDIPKAIAAGADTVMLGSLLAGTKESPGETIIYEGRKFKSYRGMGSVEAMKQGSKDRYFQDVEDDIKKLVPEGIVGRVPYKGELYESIHQFVGGLRAGMGYCGSKDIETLKEIGQFVKITASGINESHPHDVTITKESPNYSR, encoded by the coding sequence ATGACAGCACACAACAACAAAATTGTAGGAGAAGGTTTAACCTACGACGACGTACTTTTAGTTCCAGCGTATTCAGAAATACTACCACGCGAAGTCAATATTCAAACAAAATTTTCACGTAATATCACTATAAACATTCCTATTGTATCTGCAGCGATGGATACTGTAACCGAAAGCGCTATGGCAATTGCTATTGCTCGTGAAGGTGGAATTGGTGTGTTGCATAAAAATATGACGATTGCACAACAAGCAAATGAAGTTAGAAAAGTAAAACGTGCCGAAAGTGGTATGATTACAGATCCGGTTACTTTGACCTTAGAAGCAAAAGTTTTAGATGCGAAGCAAAATATGGCGGAGCATGGTATTGGTGGAATTCCAATAATAGACGAAAACGGAACCTTAAAAGGAATTGTTACCAATAGAGATTTACGTTTTGAAAAAGACAATACAAGACCAATTATAGAAGTAATGACTAGCGAAAATCTAGTTACTGCTCCTGTTGGAACTTCATTACAAGATGCCGAAGGTATTTTAAACCAACATAAAATTGAAAAGCTACTTATTGTTGACGAAAATTATAAACTAGCAGGTTTAATAACCTTTAGAGATATTACTAAGGTGACGCAAAAACCAATAGCGAATAAAGATAGCTTTGGTAGACTTCGCGTTGCAGCAGCACTTGGTGTAACTGCAGATGCCGTAGAACGTACAGAAGCTTTGGTGAAATGTGGTGTGGATGCTGTAATTATTGATACTGCTCACGGACATACAAAAGGTGTAGTAACCGTTTTAAAAGAAGTAAAAAAGAGATTCCCAGATTTAGATGTTATTGTTGGTAATATCGCAACAGGAGCAGCAGCTAAATATTTAGTAGAAGCGGGAGCAGATGCCGTAAAAGTTGGTATTGGTCCGGGTTCTATTTGTACCACTCGTGTAGTGGCAGGAGTAGGATTTCCACAGTTTTCTGCAGTGTTAGAAGTTGCCGCAGCTATAAAAGGTTCTGGTGTACCAGTAATTGCAGATGGAGGAATACGTTACACAGGAGATATACCTAAAGCAATCGCAGCAGGAGCAGACACCGTAATGTTAGGTTCACTACTTGCAGGAACGAAAGAATCTCCAGGGGAAACGATTATTTACGAAGGAAGAAAATTCAAATCGTATCGCGGAATGGGTTCTGTAGAAGCTATGAAACAAGGTAGTAAAGACAGATACTTTCAAGATGTCGAAGACGATATTAAAAAATTAGTACCAGAAGGAATTGTTGGTCGTGTACCATATAAAGGAGAGCTTTATGAAAGTATTCACCAGTTTGTTGGTGGTTTACGTGCAGGAATGGGATACTGTGGTTCTAAAGACATAGAGACTTTAAAAGAAATCGGACAGTTTGTGAAAATTACAGCTTCCGGAATTAATGAAAGTCATCCACATGATGTAACCATTACTAAAGAATCTCCAAATTATTCTAGATAA